In Streptomyces nojiriensis, one genomic interval encodes:
- a CDS encoding GAF domain-containing protein: MRPQEPKEPKESEESEESYEPGEPDGPGEEAARLPALLEAVLNVGSELELHTTLQHIVDSATELCAARYGALGVVDPERVLLTQLFTAGLTEEERAAILHLPDARSGVLGALVSDPRPLLVDDVTEDPRAAGFPPGHPPMHSLLGVPIRVHTEVFGNLYLTEKRGGGPFTDEDLALLRVLASQAGIAIGNARLYDTARRRERWIDGAAAVTTTLLAGRPAADALRCVAERARLLADAAAGVVLQPTPEGGMEIVAASTQGDPGDLVGTAIAPGSPVLVQLLGGEPVFIDDSATDPRMTTHVRERFGPSMMLPLQSGGQLIGTLALPRARGGPAYDAVDRLLASQFASQAALALVLADAQHNREQLAVYEDRDRIARDLHDLVVQRLFATEMMLESTRRRAANAPSGDTVGDELGRAVDELDSTIQEVRTAIFALQQPPTDAPTTFRGRVLRETGGAAAVLGFQPSVHFAGAVDALLPDPVAVDLLGALRGALAAAHRRGEITFIDVQVEASPSRVRLTVADDGRTESGERGTTVTWESAL, translated from the coding sequence ATGAGGCCCCAGGAACCGAAAGAGCCCAAGGAGTCCGAGGAGTCCGAGGAGTCCTACGAGCCCGGGGAGCCGGACGGGCCGGGCGAGGAGGCTGCGCGCCTTCCGGCGCTGCTGGAAGCCGTCCTCAACGTGGGGTCCGAGCTGGAGCTGCACACCACCCTCCAGCACATCGTGGATTCCGCGACCGAGCTGTGCGCGGCCCGGTACGGAGCGCTCGGGGTCGTCGACCCCGAGCGCGTCCTGCTGACCCAGCTGTTCACGGCGGGGCTCACCGAGGAGGAGCGGGCCGCGATCCTGCACCTGCCGGACGCCCGCTCCGGCGTGCTCGGAGCACTCGTCAGCGACCCGCGCCCGCTGCTCGTGGACGACGTCACCGAGGACCCGCGGGCCGCCGGATTCCCGCCGGGCCACCCGCCCATGCACAGCCTCCTGGGCGTCCCGATCCGCGTGCACACGGAGGTCTTCGGCAACCTCTACCTCACCGAGAAGCGGGGCGGCGGGCCCTTCACCGACGAGGACCTCGCCCTGCTGCGCGTCCTTGCCTCGCAGGCGGGCATAGCGATCGGCAACGCCCGGCTCTACGACACCGCGCGCCGCCGGGAGCGCTGGATCGACGGCGCCGCCGCCGTGACCACGACGCTGCTCGCCGGACGCCCGGCGGCGGACGCCCTGCGGTGCGTGGCCGAACGGGCCCGGCTGCTGGCGGACGCCGCGGCCGGGGTCGTGCTCCAGCCGACCCCCGAGGGCGGCATGGAGATCGTGGCCGCCTCCACGCAGGGGGACCCCGGGGACCTGGTGGGGACGGCGATCGCCCCCGGTTCGCCGGTGCTGGTACAACTCCTCGGCGGTGAGCCCGTCTTCATCGACGACTCGGCGACGGACCCCCGGATGACCACGCACGTCCGGGAGCGGTTCGGGCCGAGCATGATGCTTCCGCTGCAGAGCGGCGGCCAGCTGATCGGCACCCTGGCCCTGCCCCGCGCCCGGGGCGGCCCCGCGTACGACGCGGTGGACCGGCTGCTCGCCTCGCAGTTCGCCTCCCAGGCCGCGCTGGCCCTCGTACTCGCGGACGCCCAGCACAACCGGGAGCAGCTGGCGGTGTACGAGGACCGCGACCGGATCGCGCGGGACCTGCACGACCTGGTGGTCCAGCGGCTCTTCGCCACCGAGATGATGCTGGAGAGCACCCGGCGGCGGGCCGCGAACGCCCCCTCCGGGGACACGGTGGGCGACGAACTCGGCCGGGCCGTGGACGAGCTCGACTCCACCATCCAGGAGGTCCGGACGGCCATCTTCGCCCTGCAGCAGCCGCCGACCGACGCCCCGACGACCTTCCGGGGACGGGTGCTGCGCGAGACGGGCGGGGCAGCGGCCGTGCTCGGCTTCCAGCCGTCGGTGCACTTCGCGGGCGCGGTGGACGCCCTGCTGCCGGATCCGGTGGCGGTCGACCTGCTCGGTGCCCTGCGCGGCGCGCTGGCCGCGGCGCACCGGCGCGGCGAGATCACCTTCATCGACGTGCAGGTGGAGGCGAGCCCGTCCCGGGTCCGCCTGACGGTGGCGGACGACGGCCGTACGGAGTCGGGCGAGCGGGGCACGACGGTGACGTGGGAGTCGGCACTGTGA
- a CDS encoding helix-turn-helix domain-containing protein, producing MAAIRPPSTVSAWQPPVTGIAEVFHARFTEHAYPAHVHDTWALMILDGGRVDFALDGERHGLGVSDTVVLLPPGVSHDGRTVTEAGFRKRVLYLDASVLPERLTGAAVDTPLLADRALRERVHGLHLALAERDPFEAQSRLAFVRERLHRRLAGRAAEGPGTGTGPGQVPVPAARVAVRLRELLDARVAEGITLAEASAELGHLHPTHLIRSFKAAYGLPPHAYLTGRRVELARRLLLAGMGPADAATAAGFYDQAHLTRHFGRHVGTSPARFARSGRL from the coding sequence ATGGCCGCGATACGTCCGCCCAGCACCGTGTCCGCCTGGCAGCCGCCGGTGACCGGCATCGCCGAGGTCTTCCACGCCCGGTTCACCGAGCACGCGTACCCGGCCCACGTGCACGACACCTGGGCGCTGATGATCCTCGACGGCGGACGGGTGGACTTCGCCCTCGACGGGGAGCGGCACGGCCTAGGGGTGTCGGACACGGTGGTCCTGCTGCCGCCCGGGGTGAGCCACGACGGGCGGACCGTGACCGAGGCCGGTTTCCGCAAGCGCGTGCTGTACCTGGACGCCTCGGTGCTCCCGGAGCGGCTGACCGGGGCCGCCGTCGACACCCCGCTGCTGGCCGACCGCGCGCTCCGCGAGCGCGTGCACGGGCTGCACCTGGCGCTCGCGGAGCGGGACCCCTTCGAGGCGCAGTCGCGCCTGGCCTTCGTGCGGGAGCGGCTGCACCGCCGACTGGCGGGTCGCGCGGCCGAAGGGCCGGGTACGGGCACGGGCCCGGGGCAGGTGCCGGTGCCGGCCGCGCGGGTGGCCGTACGGCTGCGCGAGCTGCTCGACGCGCGGGTGGCCGAGGGGATCACCCTGGCGGAGGCCTCGGCCGAGCTCGGGCACCTCCACCCCACGCACCTGATCCGGAGCTTCAAGGCGGCGTACGGGCTGCCCCCGCACGCGTACCTCACCGGGCGGCGGGTGGAGCTGGCGCGGCGGCTGCTGCTGGCGGGGATGGGGCCGGCCGACGCGGCGACGGCCGCGGGCTTCTACGACCAGGCGCACCTCACCCGGCACTTCGGGCGGCACGTCGGGACCAGCCCGGCGAGGTTCGCCCGATCCGGCCGGTTGTGA
- a CDS encoding GNAT family N-acetyltransferase, with translation MNDESAPAAGERAVRQVRQVRRRTDADLGACVQVLAEVHERDGYPVNWPEHPASWLSGPELLEAWVAELDGRIVGHIGLSRAAADDAAPALWSGREGVSGAAAAVVGRLFVAPAARGHGIGELLMARAAREARERDLHPVLDVVASDASAVALYERLGWELLATVEQRWSPERTVTVHCYAAAGCRYTP, from the coding sequence GTGAACGACGAGAGTGCTCCCGCAGCCGGCGAACGGGCGGTCCGGCAGGTCCGGCAGGTCCGGCGTCGGACGGACGCCGACCTCGGCGCGTGCGTCCAGGTGCTCGCCGAGGTCCACGAGCGGGACGGCTACCCCGTGAACTGGCCGGAGCACCCCGCCAGCTGGCTGTCCGGGCCGGAGCTGCTCGAGGCCTGGGTGGCGGAGCTGGACGGGCGGATCGTCGGTCACATCGGCCTGTCCCGCGCCGCTGCGGACGACGCAGCGCCCGCACTGTGGAGCGGCCGCGAGGGCGTGAGCGGTGCGGCGGCCGCCGTGGTCGGCCGCCTGTTCGTCGCCCCGGCGGCCCGGGGGCACGGGATCGGCGAGCTCCTGATGGCCCGGGCGGCGCGGGAGGCCCGGGAGCGCGATCTGCATCCCGTGCTCGACGTCGTGGCCTCCGACGCCTCGGCGGTGGCCCTCTACGAGCGGCTGGGCTGGGAGCTGCTGGCCACGGTCGAGCAGCGGTGGAGCCCGGAGCGGACGGTGACCGTGCACTGCTACGCGGCAGCCGGGTGCCGGTACACCCCTTAG
- a CDS encoding LysE family transporter produces the protein MSELMTPTLAGAAAGLGVAMPMGAMSVLLLQEAMRGRRTAVAAAAGIAAVDLGYAALATALGPWVASHISPVEAWVRLASAVILLVIAARGLAGARPPGVGAAASDSGLGASAGSGTGAGSGAGQVGVFVQARPGKAFVRYVGLTALNPTTALYFAALTTAQGAALRTGAAGGAFLLGVGAASLLWQQALVTLGSLAGTRIPDRARIWTFRLGYGLVAAYAVKIALPLP, from the coding sequence ATGAGTGAACTGATGACACCGACGCTCGCGGGCGCGGCCGCCGGCCTGGGCGTGGCGATGCCCATGGGGGCGATGAGCGTGCTGCTGCTGCAGGAGGCGATGCGCGGCCGCCGCACGGCGGTGGCCGCGGCCGCGGGAATCGCGGCGGTCGACCTCGGCTACGCGGCCCTCGCCACCGCCCTGGGGCCCTGGGTGGCCTCCCACATCTCCCCCGTCGAGGCCTGGGTCCGGCTGGCCTCGGCGGTGATCCTGCTGGTCATCGCGGCACGCGGCCTGGCCGGAGCCCGCCCGCCCGGCGTCGGCGCCGCTGCGTCCGACTCCGGGCTCGGCGCAAGCGCGGGGTCCGGTACCGGTGCCGGGTCGGGCGCCGGGCAGGTGGGCGTGTTCGTGCAGGCGCGGCCCGGGAAGGCCTTCGTCCGGTACGTCGGGCTGACCGCCCTCAACCCCACCACCGCGCTCTACTTCGCCGCCCTCACCACCGCCCAGGGCGCCGCGCTGCGGACCGGTGCGGCCGGGGGCGCGTTCCTCCTCGGGGTCGGCGCCGCCTCGCTCCTCTGGCAGCAGGCCCTCGTGACACTCGGCTCCCTCGCCGGAACCCGGATCCCGGACCGCGCCCGCATCTGGACCTTCCGCCTCGGCTACGGGCTGGTCGCCGCGTACGCGGTGAAGATCGCCCTCCCCCTCCCGTGA
- a CDS encoding YtxH domain-containing protein, translating into MRYKVTFVVGLALGYVLGTRAGRERYEQMRKSARQLAQNPAVRNAAETAGHTGREFAGKAFTAVSHKVGDAVPDSLSGRVRGLRGRAGGAGEDDWGTSNT; encoded by the coding sequence ATGCGGTACAAGGTCACGTTCGTGGTCGGACTGGCCCTCGGGTACGTGCTCGGAACCCGGGCCGGACGCGAGCGCTACGAGCAGATGCGGAAGTCCGCGCGGCAGCTCGCCCAGAACCCCGCGGTGCGCAACGCCGCCGAGACCGCGGGGCACACCGGGCGGGAGTTCGCCGGGAAGGCCTTCACCGCGGTGAGCCACAAGGTCGGCGACGCCGTCCCGGACTCGCTCAGCGGGCGGGTACGCGGGCTGCGCGGCCGGGCCGGCGGCGCCGGCGAGGACGACTGGGGCACCAGCAACACCTGA
- a CDS encoding carboxyl transferase domain-containing protein codes for MTTRLSARAAIASVTDPGSFTELPAPRRESPADGPLEWTGYDDSRARAVERTGEQESVVTGTARIGGHEATVISFEFGFLGGSLGQRTGDRLEAAYTHAREHRLPLVSLIATGGSRMQEGMLALTQLQRVARQCVLTRAAGLPQLAVLRDPTTGGGWATLGAGADVVLALPGAQVGFAGSRVRPADADPAAYCAEGQYAAGHVDAVVPAAHLLGTLASWLRVLAAPRSGGPVEPPAALADAAPPATGWDAVRQARDPGRPRAEAYLDAYFELRLHLSGDRAGGTDPGMLCGFGLREGRAVAYAAQCGTATRPAGYRTAARVIRLADRLGIPVLTLVDTPGAANDAAAEHAGAGAAIADTFAALAAATVPVTTLLIGEGGSGGALALAAPGNTWVTPDSYFSVIAPELAAAILKRPPSAAPATADQLRVRPQDLVALGVARGIVGPARAVSG; via the coding sequence GTGACGACCCGCCTCTCGGCCCGCGCGGCCATCGCCTCCGTGACCGACCCCGGCAGCTTCACCGAACTCCCCGCGCCCCGGAGGGAGTCCCCCGCCGACGGCCCCCTGGAGTGGACCGGCTACGACGACTCCCGCGCCCGCGCCGTCGAGCGCACCGGCGAGCAGGAGTCCGTGGTCACCGGCACCGCCCGGATCGGCGGGCACGAAGCCACCGTCATCTCCTTCGAGTTCGGCTTCCTCGGCGGCTCGCTGGGGCAGCGCACCGGGGACCGGCTCGAAGCCGCGTACACCCACGCCCGCGAGCACCGGCTTCCCCTCGTCTCGCTCATCGCCACCGGCGGCTCCCGGATGCAGGAGGGCATGCTCGCCCTCACCCAGCTCCAGCGCGTGGCCCGCCAGTGCGTCCTGACCCGGGCCGCGGGGCTCCCGCAGCTCGCCGTGCTGCGCGATCCGACCACGGGCGGCGGCTGGGCCACCCTGGGGGCCGGGGCCGACGTCGTCCTCGCGCTCCCCGGGGCCCAGGTCGGCTTCGCCGGTTCCCGCGTGCGTCCGGCGGACGCGGATCCGGCGGCGTACTGCGCCGAGGGCCAGTACGCCGCCGGTCACGTGGACGCCGTGGTGCCCGCCGCCCATCTGCTGGGCACCCTCGCGAGCTGGCTCCGCGTCCTGGCCGCGCCCCGCTCCGGCGGGCCGGTCGAGCCCCCGGCCGCGCTGGCCGACGCAGCGCCGCCCGCCACCGGCTGGGACGCGGTACGGCAGGCCCGCGACCCCGGCCGGCCGCGCGCCGAGGCGTACCTGGACGCGTACTTCGAGCTCCGCCTGCACCTCTCGGGGGACCGGGCGGGTGGCACGGACCCGGGGATGCTGTGCGGGTTCGGGCTGCGGGAGGGCCGGGCCGTGGCCTACGCCGCCCAGTGCGGCACCGCCACCCGCCCTGCGGGCTACCGTACGGCCGCCCGCGTCATCCGCCTCGCGGACCGGCTCGGCATCCCGGTGCTCACCCTGGTGGACACCCCGGGCGCGGCCAACGACGCCGCCGCCGAACACGCGGGTGCGGGCGCCGCCATCGCCGACACCTTCGCGGCGCTGGCCGCGGCGACCGTCCCCGTCACCACCCTGCTGATCGGCGAGGGCGGCTCGGGCGGCGCCCTCGCGCTGGCCGCTCCGGGGAACACCTGGGTCACCCCGGACAGCTACTTCTCGGTGATCGCCCCGGAACTGGCGGCGGCCATCCTCAAGCGGCCCCCGTCGGCCGCGCCCGCCACGGCGGACCAACTCCGCGTCCGCCCCCAGGACCTGGTCGCCCTGGGAGTCGCCCGCGGTATCGTCGGCCCGGCCCGGGCCGTATCGGGCTAA
- a CDS encoding Lrp/AsnC family transcriptional regulator has protein sequence MDRLDREILGILQQDARISYRDLGVRVGLSANATADRVRRMRREGVIRGFTTIVDPAADTAGGLVVFIDVTLRQDTTNEEFERQIAKLSGITEVVHVTGEHDYLVRARAADPAALDGLLRRMKREAGVAQSNTRIALRAATRPGQY, from the coding sequence ATGGACCGCCTCGACAGGGAAATCCTCGGCATCCTGCAGCAGGATGCGCGGATCTCGTACCGGGACCTGGGAGTCCGCGTCGGCCTCAGTGCCAACGCCACCGCCGACCGGGTACGACGGATGCGCCGTGAAGGGGTGATCCGCGGGTTCACCACGATCGTGGACCCGGCGGCCGACACCGCAGGCGGGCTCGTCGTCTTCATCGACGTCACCCTGCGCCAGGACACCACCAACGAGGAGTTCGAGCGGCAGATCGCCAAGCTCTCGGGGATCACCGAGGTCGTGCACGTGACCGGCGAGCACGACTACCTCGTACGCGCCCGGGCCGCCGATCCCGCCGCCCTCGACGGGCTGCTCCGCCGGATGAAACGGGAGGCGGGGGTGGCCCAGTCCAACACCCGGATCGCCCTGCGTGCCGCCACCCGGCCGGGGCAGTACTAA
- a CDS encoding cupin domain-containing protein: MTTHKVNIAEKLAGFTEQWAPRRIARVNDYEVKAARLQGEFIWHTHEDTDELFLVVGGTLTIRLRDGDVVLGPGEMYVVPRGVEHCPAAEEEAQILLFEPTGTPNTGTEGGDRTREPVDA, translated from the coding sequence ATGACGACACACAAGGTCAACATCGCCGAGAAGCTGGCCGGTTTCACCGAGCAGTGGGCGCCGCGGCGCATCGCCCGCGTCAACGACTACGAGGTCAAGGCCGCCCGGCTCCAAGGGGAATTCATCTGGCACACCCACGAGGACACCGACGAGCTCTTCCTGGTGGTCGGGGGCACCCTGACGATCCGCCTGCGCGACGGGGACGTGGTCCTGGGCCCCGGCGAGATGTACGTGGTCCCGCGCGGGGTCGAACACTGCCCGGCGGCGGAGGAGGAGGCGCAGATCCTGCTCTTCGAACCGACCGGCACCCCCAACACCGGCACCGAGGGCGGCGACCGCACCCGGGAACCGGTGGACGCGTAG
- a CDS encoding carboxylate-amine ligase, producing MIEPGNSTTSTGTTQNTVRPTVPLTVGVEEEFLLVDARSLRVVPAAPLVLATAGGLPGELHPEGTRYQVEISTPIAHSAASLRAELAALRRTVGRAARTHGCRLLAAPSPVVAVEGPLHLTDDLPRQREQHRRFGALTDTLVSCGRHIHIGTLDVDTAVAVSNRIRPWLPTLIALAANSPFWGGRDTGHASWRAMAWSGWPSAGLPPHFTSTAHFRRSVQTLLGSGAALDTKMVYWDLRPSGHWPTLEIRAPDMSPDIDSAVLQAELARALVSTALREIAERRPEPAVRDDVLRLARWRAAHDGLEGFGLDPYTGTELPAADLAEALLDLVAPELAAAGDLDHAAKTLATLLRDGSGAHRQRMVFARRQDLTDVLRHLTDETEDF from the coding sequence GTGATCGAACCTGGCAACAGCACCACGAGCACCGGCACGACGCAGAACACGGTGCGCCCCACCGTCCCCCTCACCGTCGGCGTCGAGGAGGAGTTCCTGCTCGTCGACGCCCGCAGCCTGCGGGTGGTCCCCGCCGCCCCGCTGGTCCTGGCGACGGCCGGCGGGCTGCCCGGCGAGCTCCACCCCGAGGGCACCCGCTACCAGGTGGAGATATCGACCCCGATAGCCCACTCGGCGGCCTCGCTGCGCGCCGAGCTCGCCGCCCTGCGGCGCACCGTCGGCCGCGCCGCCCGCACCCACGGCTGCCGGCTGCTGGCCGCCCCCTCGCCGGTCGTCGCCGTGGAGGGGCCGCTGCACCTGACCGACGACCTGCCGCGCCAGCGCGAGCAGCACCGCCGCTTCGGCGCGCTCACCGACACGCTGGTCAGCTGCGGCCGCCACATCCACATCGGCACGCTCGACGTGGACACGGCGGTGGCCGTGTCCAACCGGATCAGACCCTGGCTGCCCACGCTGATCGCGCTGGCCGCCAACTCGCCGTTCTGGGGCGGCCGTGACACCGGCCATGCCAGCTGGCGGGCGATGGCCTGGTCCGGCTGGCCCTCGGCGGGCCTGCCCCCGCACTTCACGTCCACGGCGCACTTCCGGCGCTCGGTTCAGACGCTGCTCGGCTCCGGGGCGGCCCTGGACACCAAGATGGTCTACTGGGACCTCCGCCCCTCCGGGCACTGGCCGACGCTCGAGATCCGGGCGCCCGACATGTCCCCGGACATCGACTCGGCCGTCCTGCAGGCCGAACTGGCCCGCGCGCTGGTCTCCACGGCGCTGCGCGAGATCGCGGAGCGCCGCCCCGAACCGGCCGTACGGGACGACGTACTGCGCCTCGCGCGCTGGCGGGCGGCCCACGACGGCCTGGAGGGCTTCGGCCTCGACCCGTACACGGGGACGGAACTCCCCGCGGCGGACCTCGCGGAGGCCCTGCTGGACCTGGTCGCCCCGGAACTGGCCGCCGCCGGCGACCTCGACCACGCCGCCAAGACCCTGGCGACCCTCCTGCGCGACGGCTCGGGCGCCCACCGCCAACGGATGGTGTTCGCCCGCCGCCAAGACCTCACGGACGTCCTGCGCCACCTCACGGACGAGACGGAGGACTTCTGA
- a CDS encoding FGGY family carbohydrate kinase, which yields MGIVAGLDSSSAFTRIVVCDTETGAVLRQGYAPHPQPTGEPDGGANPHETDPQAWLLSLGEAAGGGLLEGVQAIGVSAQQHGLLPLDPQGALVRPALVGNDKRGQVAAADLVDALGGRHGWVEAVGSVPHSAQPVAKLAWLARNEPETARRIAVLMSPHDWLVWQLLGRPVRRTTDRGGASGTGYWSAATGTWRPDLVELALGHRALLPEVLGPADAAGTTPEGLLISAGTGETMAAALGLGLGPGDAVVSLGASGSVMAVHHEAVSEPGGLVTSLADASGMHLPVVNTSNAVRALRGTAELLGTDLEGLSELALKSTPGAHGLVLLPYLEGERTPNLPHAAGTLSGLRRDSMKPEHLARAAFEGMLCGLVDALDVLRSRGVEIRRVFLLGAAAELPAMQAAAPGLFGTQVVVPAPADYAALGAARQAAWALGVAQGTLSPHTPPVWPAPAAQVFEPGEEFAAWQGVRQQYIATREQIHPGAF from the coding sequence ATGGGGATAGTCGCCGGGCTGGACAGCTCTTCCGCGTTCACACGCATCGTCGTCTGTGACACCGAGACCGGCGCCGTGCTGCGCCAGGGGTACGCGCCGCATCCACAGCCCACGGGTGAACCGGACGGCGGTGCGAATCCCCACGAGACCGACCCGCAGGCCTGGCTCCTCTCGCTCGGCGAGGCCGCCGGCGGCGGGCTCCTCGAAGGGGTCCAGGCCATAGGGGTCTCCGCGCAGCAGCACGGCCTCCTGCCGCTGGACCCGCAGGGCGCCCTGGTGCGTCCCGCCCTCGTCGGCAACGACAAGCGCGGCCAGGTCGCCGCCGCCGACCTCGTCGACGCCCTCGGCGGCCGGCACGGCTGGGTCGAGGCGGTGGGCTCGGTCCCGCACTCCGCGCAGCCGGTCGCCAAGCTGGCCTGGCTGGCCCGCAACGAGCCCGAGACCGCCCGCCGGATCGCCGTGCTGATGTCCCCGCACGACTGGCTCGTCTGGCAGCTGCTGGGCCGCCCGGTGCGGCGGACCACCGACCGCGGCGGCGCCTCCGGTACCGGGTACTGGTCGGCGGCCACCGGGACCTGGCGCCCCGACCTGGTCGAGCTGGCGCTCGGGCACCGGGCCCTGCTGCCCGAGGTGCTCGGCCCGGCCGATGCCGCCGGGACCACGCCGGAGGGGCTGCTGATCTCCGCGGGCACCGGCGAGACGATGGCCGCCGCGCTCGGGCTGGGGCTGGGCCCCGGCGACGCCGTGGTCTCCCTCGGCGCCTCCGGTTCGGTGATGGCGGTGCACCACGAGGCGGTGTCGGAACCGGGCGGGCTCGTCACCTCGCTGGCCGACGCCAGCGGCATGCACCTGCCCGTGGTGAACACCTCCAATGCCGTACGGGCGCTGCGCGGCACCGCCGAACTGCTCGGCACCGATCTGGAGGGGCTGTCCGAGCTCGCGCTGAAGTCGACGCCGGGCGCGCACGGCCTCGTACTCCTGCCGTACCTGGAGGGTGAGCGGACCCCGAACCTGCCGCACGCCGCCGGCACCCTGTCCGGGCTGCGCCGGGACTCGATGAAACCGGAGCACCTGGCCCGGGCCGCCTTCGAGGGCATGCTGTGCGGGCTGGTGGACGCGCTGGACGTACTGCGCTCGCGCGGGGTCGAGATCCGCCGGGTGTTCCTGCTGGGCGCGGCGGCCGAGCTGCCCGCCATGCAGGCCGCGGCCCCCGGGCTGTTCGGTACGCAGGTCGTCGTACCGGCGCCGGCCGACTACGCGGCGCTGGGCGCGGCGCGCCAGGCGGCCTGGGCTCTCGGTGTGGCGCAGGGCACCCTGTCCCCGCACACCCCGCCGGTCTGGCCGGCTCCCGCGGCCCAGGTCTTCGAACCGGGCGAGGAGTTCGCGGCGTGGCAGGGGGTGCGCCAGCAGTACATCGCGACGCGGGAGCAGATCCACCCCGGGGCGTTCTAG
- a CDS encoding MFS transporter: MTPTTAPPQLWQRIFADLTPLSASADYRRLWFGGTISWVGQAMTTLAISLQVYDITRSSFSVGLVGLFSLVPLVVFGLYGGAIADTVDRRKLGLYSSMGAAALSVVLAAAALLGFHRVWFLYAVVALQAVCGALTGPARSAMIPRLLPVEQLPAANALNSMTMTFGSMVGPALGGVIVTVAGYGTAYLIDVVTFGAALYAMWKLPSMKPDRAEGARGRASVLDGLRFLGTRPNIRMTFFSDLAAMVLAQPKALFPAIAVLWYGGGPGTVGLLVAALAAGALLGGLFSGWQGRIRRHGLAILLAVAGWGLAVAAFGLTRNLWLGMFFLALAGYADTASMVFRTTMLQAATPDDMRGRLQGVFIIVVAGGPRLGDFLAGTTADLVSPTVAVTGGGLACVLVLGLLALRWRNFARYDARSPQA, encoded by the coding sequence GTGACCCCGACGACCGCCCCACCTCAGCTCTGGCAGCGCATATTCGCCGACCTCACCCCGCTGAGCGCATCCGCGGACTACCGGCGGCTGTGGTTCGGCGGAACCATCTCGTGGGTCGGCCAGGCGATGACCACCCTCGCGATCTCGCTCCAGGTCTACGACATCACCCGGTCCAGCTTCTCCGTCGGGCTCGTCGGCCTCTTCTCGCTCGTCCCGCTCGTCGTCTTCGGCCTCTACGGCGGCGCGATCGCCGACACCGTGGACCGGCGCAAGCTCGGCCTCTACAGCTCGATGGGCGCCGCCGCACTGTCGGTCGTGCTCGCCGCCGCCGCGCTGCTCGGCTTCCACCGCGTCTGGTTCCTGTACGCCGTCGTCGCGCTCCAGGCGGTCTGCGGGGCGCTCACCGGACCGGCGCGGTCCGCCATGATCCCGCGGCTGCTCCCGGTCGAACAGCTGCCCGCAGCCAACGCCCTGAACTCGATGACCATGACCTTCGGGTCGATGGTCGGCCCGGCCCTCGGTGGGGTCATCGTCACCGTCGCCGGTTACGGGACGGCCTACCTGATCGACGTCGTCACCTTCGGCGCCGCGCTCTACGCGATGTGGAAGCTGCCGTCGATGAAGCCCGACCGGGCCGAGGGCGCCCGGGGCAGGGCCTCCGTGCTCGACGGACTGCGCTTCCTCGGCACCCGGCCGAACATCCGGATGACCTTCTTCTCCGACCTGGCCGCCATGGTGCTCGCCCAGCCCAAGGCGCTGTTCCCGGCCATCGCCGTGCTCTGGTACGGCGGCGGCCCCGGTACGGTCGGCCTGCTGGTCGCCGCGCTGGCCGCCGGGGCGCTGCTCGGCGGGCTGTTCTCCGGCTGGCAGGGACGCATCCGCCGGCACGGGCTGGCGATCCTGCTGGCCGTCGCCGGCTGGGGGCTGGCCGTCGCGGCGTTCGGGCTCACCCGGAACCTGTGGCTGGGCATGTTCTTCCTGGCCCTGGCCGGGTACGCGGACACCGCGTCGATGGTGTTCCGCACGACCATGCTCCAGGCCGCCACCCCCGACGACATGCGGGGCCGCCTGCAGGGCGTCTTCATCATCGTCGTCGCGGGCGGGCCCCGGCTCGGTGACTTCCTCGCCGGGACCACCGCGGACCTGGTCTCCCCGACCGTGGCCGTCACGGGCGGCGGGCTGGCCTGCGTACTGGTGCTGGGTCTGCTCGCGCTGCGGTGGCGCAACTTCGCCCGCTACGACGCCCGCTCCCCACAGGCCTGA